In Parus major isolate Abel chromosome 3, Parus_major1.1, whole genome shotgun sequence, the following are encoded in one genomic region:
- the FBXO30 gene encoding F-box only protein 30: MEEHQQHLHCVNCVSRRCMTRPEPGISCDLIGCPLVCGAVFHSCKAEEHRMLCPLERVPCLNSGFGCPFIVARNKIADHLEVCPASVVCCTMEWNRWPVSYADRKSYENLSKDVDEVEQLDMALALQDQRMLLESLKVATMMSKAGDQIPETREQTSVKSSAPDTVHTNGLMPVDEESYGALYQATVETTRSLAAALDILNTATRDIGMLSSNLCISPHEMKEDSKIKEQTSSGIIQDKKSDSENPDEDNVGAVGGINFDSLSQNSQMEQNGSCDICYDVVQNHDLNLNLSNSSLLCNGFHVENECSKVLDHSEDLGVSNSKPSSVANGECTASHDVEALQSCSSCPVTAQVEVIPADHLVNGNSNHVLLPHNANEEEMLERQVEQERLRNIDAFSLLRHRSYRFLVNHYWSTPKEDKAVDTSDLEITEDPMGLQGIDLITAALLFCLGDSPGGRGISESRAVDVYHVDFGTQTFSLPSAILATNTMVGEIASASACDHANPQLSNPSPFQTLGLDLVLEYVARYQTKQRSMFTFVCGQLFRRNEFSSHFKNVHGDIHAGLNGWMEQRCPLAYYGCTYSQRRFCPSTQGAKIIHDRHLRSFGVQPCISTVLVEPAKSCLIGLHNDHLSSLPFEVLQHIASFLDGFSLCQLSRVSRLMRDVCGSLLQARGMVILLWEKRKCPEGSSWQVKEKVWRFSTAFCTVNEWKFADIVSMADHLKKCSYNAVERREEAVPLPCMCVTRELTKEGRSLRSVLKPVL, from the exons ATGGAGGAACATCAGCAGCACCTGCACTGTGTGAACTGTGTCAGCCGTCGTTGTATGACCAGACCAGAGCCGGGCATTTCCTGTGATTTGATTGGCTGCCCCTTGGTTTGTGGAGCAGTTTTTCACTCATGTAAAGCTGAGGAACATCGTATGTTATGTCCACTTGAGAGAGTGCCTTGTTTGAATAGTGGCTTTGGATGTCCCTTCATAGTAGCCCGAAATAAAATTGCTGATCACCTAGAAGTTTGTCCTGCAAGTGTGGTATGTTGTACCATGGAGTGGAATAGATGGCCAGTCAGCTATGCTGACCGAAAATCTTACGAAAATCTGAGTAAAGATGTTGATGAAGTGGAACAGCTAGATATGGCTTTAGCTCTTCAAGACCAGCGCATGTTATTAGAATCACTTAAAGTAGCAACGATGATGTCAAAAGCAGGTGATCAAATACCAGAAACCAGAGAGCAAACCTCTGTCAAATCAAGTGCCCCTGATACAGTGCATACCAATGGTTTGATGCCTGTAGATGAAGAGTCCTATGGTGCACTTTATCAAGCTACTGTAGAAACAACGAGGAGTTTAGCTGCTGCTCTGGATATCCTGAACACAGCTACAAGGGACATTGGTATGTTAAGTTCAAACCTCTGCATTTCACCACATGAAATGAAAGAAGATTCCAAGATTAAAGAACAAACTTCTAGTGGCATTATTCAGGATAAAAAGTCTGACTCTGAAAATCCAGATGAAGATAATGTAGGAGCAGTTGGGGGAATTAACTTTGATAGCCTGAGTCAAAATTCACAAATGGAGCAAAATGGTTCTTGTGATATTTGTTATGATGTAGTGCAAAACCATGACTTAAATCTAAACCTCAGTAACTCCTCACTTTTGTGTAATGGCTTTCATGTAGAAAATGAATGTTCAAAGGTGTTGGACCACAGTGAAGATCTTGGTGTATCTAATTCAAAACCGTCCAGTGTAGCAAATGGTGAATGTACTGCATCTCATGATGTTGAAGCATTACAGTcttgcagctcctgccctgtaACAGCACAAGTTGAAGTAATACCAGCTGATCACTTAGTTAATGGCAATTCTAATCATGTACTACTTCCCCATAATGCtaatgaagaagaaatgttaGAGAGACAAGTGGAGCAAGAAAGATTGAGAAACATAGATGCATTTTCACTTTTACGGCATCGATCGTACAGATTCCTTGTTAACCATTATTGGTCAACACCAAAAGAAGACAAGGCTGTTGATACATCAGATTTGGAGATAACAGAAGATCCTATGGGTCTTCAGGGAATTGATCTAATCACTGCAGCTCTGTTATTTTGCCTAGGAGATTCTCCCGGAGGTAGGGGGATATCAGAAAGTCGCGCTGTCGATGTGTATCACGTTGACTTTGGGACCCaaacattttctctcccatctGCTATATTGGCCACAAATACAATGGTGGGGGAAATAGCTTCAGCTTCTGCATGTGATCATGCCAACCCACAGCTCTCAAATCCAAGTCCATTCCAGACCCTTGGATTGGATTTGGTATTGGAATATGTGGCTAGATACCAAACAAAACAGCGTTCAATGTTTACATTTGTTTGTGGACAGTTGTTTAGAAGGAATGAATTTTCGTCGCATTTTAAGAATGTGCATGGAGACATTCATGCTGGCCTTAATGGCTGGATGGAGCAGAGGTGTCCTTTGGCATATTATGGGTGTACGTATTCTCAACGAAGGTTTTGCCCTTCAACACAAGGGGCAAAAATTATTCATGACCGCCACTTACGGTCATTTGGAGTTCAGCCTTGTATATCCACAGTATTAGTAGAACCTGCAAAAAGCTGCTTAATTGGACTACATAATGACCATCTGAGTAGTCTACCTTTTGAGGTGCTGCAGCACATTGCTAGTTTTCTAGATGGCTTTAGTTTATGTCAGCTTTCAAGAGTGTCACGCTTAATGAGAGATGTGTGTGGAAGCTTGCTTCAAGCACGTGGAATGGTGATACTGCtttgggagaagagaaagtgCCCGGAAGGAAGTTCTTGGCAGGTAAAAGAAAAG GTTTGGCGCTTCAGTACAGCCTTTTGTACTGTGAACGAGTGGAAGTTTGCTGACATTGTGAGCATGGCTGACCACTTGAAGAAGTGCAGCTACAACGCGgtggagagaagagaggaggCTGTGCCGCTGCCATGTATGTGTGTGACACGAGAGCTCACCAAGGAGGGACGGTCACTGCGCTCCGTTTTGAAACCAGTACTTTAA